Within the bacterium genome, the region ACTAAAGGAGGTTGATACTGAAGGAGCTGAGCCTCTTTATTATCCCCATGAAAATTTCAGTCTCAGGATGCGGAAGGATATCCCGGGGCCTTCTTTACCTAAAATTGAAGTTTTACAAAATGCTCCAGAAGCCTTTACCGATTATATTAAGGCCCCCTCTCCACTGAGGGGCATAACAAAGAAATCTAAGGGATGATTTTTATTCTTTTCGATATTGACGGTACCCTTATACACTCTGGGGGTGCAGGTGCAAGAGCCTTAAACCTTGCCTTTAAAGAGAAATACGGAATTGATGAAGCAATGTCTGTTGTTAATCCGCATGGGCAAACCGATGTGGCAATAGTCGAAGAGATTTTCAGAAAAAAGCTTCATAGAGTACCGGATGAGGAAGAGATTCAGCAAATCCTTGAAACTTACCTTTTTTACTTGAGGAAAGAGGTTTGGAAAGCAGAAAAATACAAAGTCCTTGAGGGAGTGGTTGAAACTCTTGATGCCCTTCATACTTCAAAGGGATTCTTTCTTGGCCTTGCTACGGGTAATATTGAAAAGGGCGCAAGGATAAAACTGGAGAGGGGCGATCTTAATAAATATTTCTTGTGTGGTGGATTTGGCTCTGATCACAGGGAAAGATGGCAGATTGTGAAAAAAGCGTACGAAAGATGTGTTGAATGTGCGGTGGAAGTTCCTTCCAGTGTTTATGTGGTTGGTGATACACCTCTTGATGTAGAGGCTGGGAAAAAAGCGGGCTTTAAAACCGTTGGAGTTGCGACAAGCATCTACACTGTAGAGGACCTGAAAAGAAGTGGGGCAGATTTCGTTATAAATAATATGCTCGAACTTTTAAACATTCTGGAAAAGGACGCATCGCTGCTTTTAAAAAAGTAGATTTGCTTAAGAGGAGGTTTTAAATGGCAAAAAGAATTTTAGTTACAGGTGCGGCAGGACAGATTGGTTCGGAACTCGTTCCGTTTTTGAGGAACATCTACGGTAATGACAATGTGGTTGCCTGCGGTCATTCCAAACCATTGCCTGAAGAAATTGTGAATTCTGGGCCTTCAGATTACGTGGATGTCAGAGATGCCAAAGCCTTAGCGGAAAAAGTTAAAAAATACGACGTGGATACAGTTTATCACCTTGCAGCAATCCTTTCCGCTGCAGGTGAGAAGAACCCACAGCTTGCATGGGATATTAACATAAATGGTCTATACAATGTCCTTGAAGTAGCAAGAGAATTTAAACTCGCAGTATTTATTCCCAGTTCCATTGCTGCTTTTGGGCCAAATACGCCGAAGGTTAAAACACCGCAGGATACCATTCAAAGACCAACTTCTATGTATGGGATAACGAAAGTTGCAGGAGAACTCTTGGCCGATTACTACTGGTTAAAGTATGGCGTAGATACGAGGGGTGTGAGGTATCCGGGCATCATATCGTACGTTACCCCTCCTGGTGGAGGGACAACGGATTACGCTGTGGAGATTTTTTATGAAGCGATCCTCAAGAAAAGGTATGTTTGCTTCTTGAAGCCCGGTACAATGTTGGATATGATGTATATGCCTGATGCGCTGAAGGCAGCAGTGCAGTTGATGGAGGCGGACTCTTCAAAATTGAAACACAGGAACGCTTTTAACGTCACCGCCTTCAGTTTCGATCCTGAGATGCTCGCTAACGAAATAAAGAAACATATCCCGGACTTTATTATCGAATATGAGGTTGACCCTGTTCGGCAGTCCATTGCGGATTCGTGGCCTGACAGTCTTGATGACTCCTGTGCAAGAGAGGAGTGGGGTTGGAAACCCGATTATGATTTTTCTGCGATGGTTAAAGATATGATTGAGAAACTAAGTGTTAAACTTTTAAAGAAATAAGGAGGGCATTATGGCTCTTGATAGATTAACCAGGGTGTTAAGTAATGAATTAGAACAGCTCAAGAATGAAGGACGTGCGAAGGGCAAAGAGTTCATCATCGTTGGGGTTAAGATGCCAGAAAATGGCAAAGGTCCCAGATTTTATTTAAAGGGGTTTGGTGATAAAGAATTCATCAGGATGAACTCCAACTCCTACCTTGGAATGCAGTTTGAAGAGGAGATTATTAAGGTTGAGGAGGAAACAGCGAGAAAATTTGGAGTTGGTCCCGGAGCAGTCAGGTTTATAAGTGGGACATATGCCCCGCATAGGGAGCTGGAAAAAAAGTTGGCTAAGTTCCATGGGCGGGAAGATGCAATGATCTACAGCGCTGCCTACGTTACGGTAATCGGTGTGATTTCTTCTCTTACCACACCAGAGACCATAATTATAAGCGACGAATTGAACCACAACTGTATTATAAATGCCATAAGGCTTTCGAGGCCAAAGGATAAGGTTATTTACAAACATCTTGACATGAAAGACCTTGAAGAGAAAGTTAAGGACGCCGTGGGAAAGGCAAAGAGAGTGATCGTGGTTACCGATGGTGTTTTCAGCATGAGAGGTGATTACGCAGACCTTAAAGAGATCCAGAGAATAGCAGAAAAATATGACAAAGAGTTTGAGGAGAACATTTTTACTATCGTTGATGATTCTCACGGTGTCGGTGCTTTCGGAGAGACAGGTAGGGGCACAGAAGAGGTAACGGGTGGCAAGGCAGACCTTCTTATTGGAACCATGGGTAAGGCTTACGGCGTGAATGGCGGTTATGTCGTTTCCAATGAAACAGTTATAACCTATTTAAGGGAGAAAGCAATCACCTATATCTACTCCAATCCTATTACCCCTGCTGAAGCGGCTTGTGTTCTTAAAGTCCTTGAAATCCTTGACAGTCCAAGGGGTAGAGAAAGATTAAAATATCTTAGGGATCTGGCTAATCGTTTTAGAAACGGCCTCTTGAAACTTGGCTACGAAACGATTGTCAGTGAACATCCAATAGTGCCTCTCCTTGTAAGGGATACCTGGAGAACTTCTGATATTGTAAAATACCTCATTGATAATGGGATTCTTGCCACAGGACTAAACTATCCCGTTGTTCCAAAGGGTGATGAAACCATTAGATTCCAGATCAATGCGGACCATACGCCGGATGATATTGATTACGTGTTAAGTGTTCTTGAAAGGTATAAAAAAGAGCACTGGAACTGAACATTGTTTAATGAGCCTTTAAAGCGAGGGATAGGTTTTTAGTAAAGGTATATGTAGTCAGCAGGCTTCCGGTTATTCCGGATAGCTATAGTGACTGCGTAGACGAAGCTTAATAGAATCGGATTCCGCTATCAAGTTGAATTGAGGTCATAGTAGAAAATTATACTTTTATTGATTGCTCCATTCAGGCAAAATTTCCGAGGTTTCAATGTTATCGATGAGTCTGGCCTTCCCGACGAAAACTGCAAGGGCAATAAGCTCCCTCCCCCTCAGTTCATGAACAGGGGTTAAGGTGTATTTATCCACAATTTCTATGTAATCGATCTTTTTTACCGATTTGTGCTGAAGGATAAATTTTTCCATTTCTGCCTTTATTTTTTCGGGGTTTCGCTCCCCATTTTTTATCATTTGTGATGCCAGTTGAAGAGAATTGTAAAGACAGAGAGCGTCTTTTCTCTCTTCGGGGGTAAGATAGACATTTCTCGAACTCATCGCAAGGCCGTCAGGTTCTCTTACAATGGGGCAGGGAACGATTTCGACCGCCATGTTTAAATCTCTAACCATGCGCTCAATGATTCTAAATTGCTGATAGTCTTTTTTCCCAAAGTAGGCCCTGTCGGGCATCACGATATTAAAGAGTTTTGTCACGACGGTGCAAACACCCTTGAAATGCCCCGGCCTTTTAGCTCCACAGAGATACCTTGATAATTCCGTTTCTTCAACAAAAGTTGAGAAATCTTCGGGATACATCTCCTTTACATCCGGGATAAAAACATAATCTACCCCCTCTTGCTCTAAAAGGCTGAGGTCTCTCTTTTCATCTCTCGGATATCTTTCGTAGTCCTCACCGGGACCAAACTGTATTGGATTTACAAAGATTGAAACAAAAGTGACATCGCACTCTTCTTTTGATTTTTTGACCAGCGATAGATGCCCCTCATGGAGGTACCCCATGGTGGGCACGAATCCAATCCTTTTTCCTTCTTTTCTTAGTCTCTGAGAAATTTTTAGAACTTCATCAGGATTTTTTAAAACTTCCATCAATTTGCCCTCTTTAACTTAAAGAAATGCTTCTCATCGGGAAATTTTTTCGTTTTAACCTCTTCCCGGAAGGCCTTTAACCCTTCAACACCTTCTTTATATAGTTCTTTGTAAGCCTTTGCAAAGGATGGTCTGAAATCGGGATAAAGGCCAAGTAGATCGTGGAAGACGAGGACCTGCCCATCACAGTAGGGACCCGCACCAATTCCAATAGTTGGAACTTTTACGGATTTTGTAACACTTTCAGCCACTTCCGCGGGAACCATTTCTAAAACGATTGAAAACACACCCAATTCTTCTAAAATTTTGGCGTCTTCAAGAAGGCGCTCAATATCTCTTTCCGTTTTTGCCTGTAATTTATAACCCCCGTAGGAGTGGACATGCTGAGGGGTCATCCCCAGATGGCCCATAACAGGTATACCGTAATCAGTTAATTTCTTTACGAGATCTGCTACTTCCCTTCCCCCTTCTATTTTGACAGCTTCCGCTCCCGCTTTAATAAGAAGTCCAGCATTTTTTATAGCTTCAGGCTCACTTATCTGGTATGAGAGGAAGGGCATGTCAGCGATAAGAAAGGCATTTTTGACCCCTCTTTTCACAATTTTAGTATGGTATATTACATCTTCTATGTTGCAAGAGAGGGTATTCTCGTTCCCCTGAATCACCATGGAAAGGGAATCACCGACGAGGATGGCGTCTACGCCAGCCTCGTCGGCCATCCTTGCTGAAACGTAATCATAGGCTGTCACCATTACGATGGGTTCTTTTTGCTCTTTCAATCTAAAGAAGTCGGCTATCGTAAATTTTTTCATGGGGTTTTAAATCTGATAGAGTATAAACTCTTCCTTGCTCTTTACCCTCTCACAGAATCCTGCGAGGAGTTTTATTATGTTGTCAAGGTCCTCGAGGTTTACAATTTCACAGGGGGTGTGCATGTAACGGTTGGGTACCGATACAAGGCCTGTAGCTACCCCTGACCTTGTTAGCTGAATGGCATTGGCGTCGGTCCCCGTGGCCCTTGGAGCAGGTTCAACTTGATAAGGTAAGTTTAACTCCTTAGCTGTCGCAACAAGCTTTTCAAATACTTTTGGACTAATGTTTGGCCCTCTTGCAATGACGGGGCCACCACCCAGTTTTATATCGCCAATGACCTTTTTCTCCACACCAGGTTGATCGGCTGTATGGGTTACATCGACGGCAATTCCAACATGAGGATCTATTCCAAAGGCACTGGTGTGGGCTCCCCTGAGGCCTATTTCTTCCTGAACCGTTGCAACCGCATAAATAGAAGCATTTAGTTTATCTTTTACCTTGGAGAGTTCAATTAAAGCCTCAAGGACAATGAAGGCACCCACCCTGTCATCAAAGCCCCTTGCAACGACGTTGTTATTGTAAAGTCTTTCGTAGGATTGGGCATTTACGGCGCATGTCCCAATATCAATTTTTTCAAGAGCTTCGTCCTTATTTCTCGCCCCTATGTCAATCCACATTTCTTTAAATTTTGGCACTCTTTTTCTTTCTTCTTCATCCAGTAGGTGGATGGCTTTTTTTCCTATTACACCGAGAATCCTTGAACCATCCTTCCCCTTGATCCAGACCCTCTGACCTTGAGCAATCTGAGGGTCAACCCCACCTATGGTATTGAAGTAAAGGTAACCCTGTTCATCTACGTAGGTTATCATATAACCAATTTCATCAATGTGTCCGGCCAGCATTATTCTTGGCTCTTTACCTTCGTTTATGACCGCGATGGCATTACCGTGATAATCGGTATAGACTTTGTCTGCATAAGGTTTTGCTCTTTCCACCCAAACTTTCACTGCCTCTTCCTCGAAACCCGATGGACTCATGGCATTTACGAGGGTTTCCAAGAATTTCTCTCTATTTTTTTCCATCTCTGTCCTCCCTTAATATAAGACAGCAAATTTTTTAACCAGCAAAATTTTATTGTGTTTTTTAAGCACAGCAAAATAAACGCCTCGTGTAAGACACAAATCTACCTCAAAACCGTCGGTTATTTCTTTTTGAACAACTCTTCGCCCTATGGTGTCAAAAATCTCAAGAATTGCTAAATCAGGGCCGATTCCAGTTACCCTTAAAGATTTTCCACTAAGGCTAAGGATAGATGAAGGCCTTTCCTCTTCCACGGGGAGTGTGACGTTGATCAAAATGGGACCCAGAATCGTGTCGTTGCCTCTTACAAGGTAAAAGGTTTCACTCAAAGGTCCTTCTTCTTCTCTGGAAACTCTCATTTTGAAGTCAAAGTAAAAGGTCTGGTTTGGGAGGCCAAAATGGCCAAGGGGCTTTGCTCTTTTCTGATTTACCCAATAATCAGAATAATAGAAGTTAGAAACGTCCAAGGAGCTTACGAGTTGGGTCAGTGAATCGAAGGGGGAGTAAGAAAGATTTTTAATCTTTAGTCGGAGGGTAAAGGTATCAAAGGGGGCAAGAGTTGAGTCTGGATAGATCACCTCAAGAAGTTCGCCTGTTAATGGATTGTAGTCTTCCAGGTTGCTAAATAATGTTGCGTAACTGAGAGATATCCATCCCTTTGTATTGCCCTGCAAATCTGGAAGGTAAATCCTTCCCCATCCACTGGCTATGGAATCTAAAACAAAAGCCTGACCTCTGGTAATTTGTGTAATAATTGAATCAGATGTAGAAGGGCCCTTCCGCACATTTAAAAGGTCAGCGGTACAAACGGCGATGGTATCCCCTGAAGAACCTTCTAAATTTTTTTCATTAATTCCATCTCCCCCGTAAATGTATCCGTAATATCCGCCACTTGCTGAGGGAAAGTATATCTTATACCAGTTTCCTTCGTATTGAAAGGCAACGAATTTACTCCCATAGGTTGCAGTGGTGATCACGGGATAATTAGTTGAAGGACCTTCCTGTATATCGAGTTCCTGAGTTATAACTTTGACTACAAAATGTTCTTGTGTTGCTGGTATATTTAGCTCTTCCCTGATGATGTTGTTGAAGATTCCATTATCATATGTTAGAGCCCAACACCCCATGCCTTTAATGGAGCTGTCTCTGGCTATTCGTATCTTTACTCGGATCGAGGCAGTGTCCTCGTACCAGACCTGATACCAATTGGAGTCATAAACGTAGCGGTACCAAGGAGTAGGGGAATTGGAATCCCAGAGCCTGCCGATGGTGTTTGCTTCTTGCATGGCAGTATAGGCAAAAACAGCGGATCCTGAGTCTGTAGTGGGGCTGTTGATGTTTTCCGATTCGGTTGGCCAGCGATAGCCATAGTAGGGCATGCCGAGAATGAGTTTTGAAGGAGAGCATCGAGCCTTGTAGCTCCCAATGGTTTTTGCGATACAATACTGTCCCCAGACGGAAGAAGGTATGGCTGGTGCCACGGGCCCCGCATAAGTTGAACCTCGATAATGAAAGTCATACCCCATTATGAAAAGGCCATCACTGTGGGTAGAGAGGTAGGTGTAATCGTATCCGGGGTACCATTCGGGAACCGCTGGCATTGCAATAAATAGGTCTTTTCTTCTTGAAGTACTGTTTTGAAGAGCGTAATAAAGGTCGTTGATGAAACGGGAAAAGCTATCCTTGACGGTTTGGGTTACATACTCAAAATCTATATTTACACCTTCAATGTTATAGTTTTCAACAAATTGGACGATATTGTTTATGGCGTTGAGCCGGGCACCTGCGTTGTTCAGAAAGTTTGATACAGAACTATTCCCAAAAATGTTGAAAGTGATGTGGACCCTTACTCCTCGCTTGTGTGCCCGGTTTATCAGTGTGATGAAGCGATCAGAGTAAGGGAAACTCACAACGTCACCATTGGTATCAATGCTCACTGAAAAGTAGGCTACGTGGGTAATTAGGGAAAAGTCTAAATAGTCGTAGTTAAGGGTGTCTATCCAGTAAGGGCAGTATCCGTAGAAAATGTGTCTAAGACCCTTTGATTCTTGAAGGGGCTCGACCGCAATAGGGGTATCGCTGAGAGGTGAAAAGACTGCTTTATCTAAGTGGGCGTAATATTCAATTTGGTGGATGGATGGAAGGTAAGGCTGAGAAATGAGTAAGTATAATAAGACTTTCACTTTTAACCTCCTTGTTAAACCTAATGTGACTCTAAAACCATTATTCTTGGCTCATCCTACACAAAAAGCCCCGCCATCTGCTTTAGGATGGCAATTCTTTTCCTAATTGGAGGATGGGTGCTCCACAGATTTGCCCAGAGAGAGTCCTTTTCTGAAATTGCTCTCTTTTTGGGATCACTTATGAAAAGATGGGATACTGCGTCGCTTACCTGCATTGGTCTTGAATAGTTGGCAATTTTTTCCAGAGCTGATGCAAGGGCTAAAGGATTCCTTGTTATGGCAACGGATCCCGCGTCGGCCATGTATTCTCGGGCACGCGAAATGGCAAGAGACATTAACCTTCCGATTATAGAGGCAAAGATAACGATTAAGAATAGTATAAGGAGTGCAATAAGTTCGCCACCTTCCCTGTCCCTTCTTCTCCTTGCACCTCCGAAGTATAGCTGAAATCGGAGAAGATCAGCGATAATAACGATGGCTCCGACCATTACCGCCACCATTGTCATGGTGAGAATATCTCTGTTTTTTATATGGGATAACTCGTGACCAATAACGCCTTCCAGCTCTTCACGGTTTAGAAGTTTAAGGAGTCCAGTGGTAGCGCATACGGAAGCGTGTTTAGGGTCTCTACCGGTTGCAAAGGCATTGGGTGATGGGTCATCCATCACGTAGCATTTTGGAGTTGGAATTCCCGCTGCTATACTCAGTTCCTGAACGACATTTACGAATTGTCTCTCCTCGTAATCGGATAGATTTGGTTCCCTTGCCCTCACCGAAGCAAGAACAATCTTATCTCCTACGTAGTAGGAAATGAGGCTTTGAATGAGAGCAATAGTGAGGGCAAGCAGGGTGTAAAACCCACCACCATTAAAAGTGTGATCAAGAAACCTCCCGATAAAGTATAGTATTGCAACGAGAGTAAGAAACAACAGAAATGTTCGTCTCTTATTTCTTGAGGCTATTTTCATGAAATCAAGAGCACTCATTTTTTGACCCCCCTTAAAATTTAATCTCGACGGTTCCCCTCTCCTCAGGAAATTCTAAAAATTCAGCAGGTTTGAAACCAAATAAATTTGCGATTATATTAGTCGGGAAAACCTGACATAGGGTGTTATAGTGCCTCACAGTGTCGTTGAAGAATTGTCTTGCGTAGGCAATTCGGTTTTCGGTGCTTGTGATTTCTTCCTGCAAAATTTTGAAGTTTTCTGAGGCTTTTAGGTCTGGGTAGTTTTCCACAAGGACAAGGAGTTTTTTAATGCTACCAGTAAGTGAGCCTTCAACTTCCCCTTTCTCCTTAAAGTCACTGGCCTTTATTGCCCTGCTTCTAAGTTCTGTTATCCTTTCCAGGAGTTCTCTCTCGTGTTTCATGTATCCTTTTACCGTCTCAACGAGATTGGGAATAAGGTCGTGTCTCCTTTTTAGTTGAACGTCCAGTTGAGAAAAGGCCTCTTTGACCCTCATTCGCCATTTCACCAGAGTGTTGTAGGCAAAAAGGACAAAGAGGAAAATTAAAACAAAAGCTATAATAACAATTTTCAATGTCATATTGATATATTAGTTTAATCTGGGCGTTTTTTCAATAAATTCAAGGCTCTAAAAAATAGTTTGCCACCTGGTAAGGGTTTCCTCATCGGGCAATTCGATACGTAAAGAATCTCCTATGATCAAAGTCTTTCCGCGAAATTTGAGATTATTTCTGGCCTCATCAATATTCAGAATCTTCCTGACTTTTCGGAAGACCAGTATCAATATTTCATTTCCTCGCTTTACAAGGCAGGCAGAGTAGGATTTCTGTCCCATGGGCAGTTTTTCATAAACCATTACACCGGGCGTTATTATCTCCCAGTCGCTTTCCGGAATCTTTGGACATGTACCGCCCCAGAAAAGTGGTAAAAAAGTGAGGAGATTTGCAAAAATGAGCATTCCAAGAATGAAGACAAAAAAGGTCTTTTTGCTCTGCATAATTAGTGGCGAAATTCTTTTTCTGAAGGTGGAGATGGCATGGGAAAACTCTGACCGTGCTACATATTTGTCATTATATCTAAGGGTTTCAAGAAAGCTGATGAAGTACTGGAACTTGGTATCGAGAGTACTGCCCCTTGAGACCATATCAATCCACAGTACGAGGGTATCCAGGGCAATTACTGAAGTTACAACATATCCTTTCCTCGCTGGTTTTAAAGCTATAAAGGCAGAGTCTCCGAGGGGGGCGTAATCGATGACCAGCCTGTTTCCTTTGAAATTGTGGAATCTTATGTCTTCCAGGTTTTTAACAGGATTTTCGTGGGAATGAAAGAACAGCCTTAAACCTTCTTTAAAAATGTATCCTTCCCAGTTCTTGTCTGCGCTCCAGCTTGGCTCTGATGACGGGAAGTTTCCAGAAAAGGCTCCCAATTTACGGTAGGACGTCTTTATGGTGTCGAATTTGTCACTCAAAAAAAGAATTATAACAATCAGGGAAAATTCAAGAATTAATGTAAGGACGAGGACCTTTTTCACTGTTATATTATAACGTAAGGTGGTACTTAATTCCTGCAACATTCTTTTTCCGCAGTTTGCTTCTTAATGAGAGTATGTTATTTGTGTGTTTCAAAGAGAATCCTTTAAAATAACGCTAAATGAAAATCTTATCAATTGTGCTGTGGTTTCTTGTTATACTCCTTGGGGGTTGTATATACAGTTTTAAAGGATTTACAGCAGAAAAGGCCTATGATATTTATGTGGAAAATTTTGAAAACACTTCCGAGAAAGCAGGGATTGAGATTGATTTCACCCGCTGGGTTACAGAAAACTTTGATTCTGATCTGCGTTTTAATGTTGTGTCTAAGGCAAATTCAGAGTATACAGTTAAATTCACTATTTCAGGCTATAAGGTTGAACCTTACCAATACAATCCTGATGGGACGGTTTTGAGTTATCGGATCATAGT harbors:
- a CDS encoding glycosyl hydrolase family 18 protein; protein product: MKVLLYLLISQPYLPSIHQIEYYAHLDKAVFSPLSDTPIAVEPLQESKGLRHIFYGYCPYWIDTLNYDYLDFSLITHVAYFSVSIDTNGDVVSFPYSDRFITLINRAHKRGVRVHITFNIFGNSSVSNFLNNAGARLNAINNIVQFVENYNIEGVNIDFEYVTQTVKDSFSRFINDLYYALQNSTSRRKDLFIAMPAVPEWYPGYDYTYLSTHSDGLFIMGYDFHYRGSTYAGPVAPAIPSSVWGQYCIAKTIGSYKARCSPSKLILGMPYYGYRWPTESENINSPTTDSGSAVFAYTAMQEANTIGRLWDSNSPTPWYRYVYDSNWYQVWYEDTASIRVKIRIARDSSIKGMGCWALTYDNGIFNNIIREELNIPATQEHFVVKVITQELDIQEGPSTNYPVITTATYGSKFVAFQYEGNWYKIYFPSASGGYYGYIYGGDGINEKNLEGSSGDTIAVCTADLLNVRKGPSTSDSIITQITRGQAFVLDSIASGWGRIYLPDLQGNTKGWISLSYATLFSNLEDYNPLTGELLEVIYPDSTLAPFDTFTLRLKIKNLSYSPFDSLTQLVSSLDVSNFYYSDYWVNQKRAKPLGHFGLPNQTFYFDFKMRVSREEEGPLSETFYLVRGNDTILGPILINVTLPVEEERPSSILSLSGKSLRVTGIGPDLAILEIFDTIGRRVVQKEITDGFEVDLCLTRGVYFAVLKKHNKILLVKKFAVLY
- the lptE gene encoding LPS assembly lipoprotein LptE, which codes for MKILSIVLWFLVILLGGCIYSFKGFTAEKAYDIYVENFENTSEKAGIEIDFTRWVTENFDSDLRFNVVSKANSEYTVKFTISGYKVEPYQYNPDGTVLSYRIIVMGYLRIARTKEGKVMLEDKLVSAWGTYAYSEREEDGLKRVSEDLGMKIIQEFLSSVSQ
- a CDS encoding M42 family metallopeptidase — its product is MEKNREKFLETLVNAMSPSGFEEEAVKVWVERAKPYADKVYTDYHGNAIAVINEGKEPRIMLAGHIDEIGYMITYVDEQGYLYFNTIGGVDPQIAQGQRVWIKGKDGSRILGVIGKKAIHLLDEEERKRVPKFKEMWIDIGARNKDEALEKIDIGTCAVNAQSYERLYNNNVVARGFDDRVGAFIVLEALIELSKVKDKLNASIYAVATVQEEIGLRGAHTSAFGIDPHVGIAVDVTHTADQPGVEKKVIGDIKLGGGPVIARGPNISPKVFEKLVATAKELNLPYQVEPAPRATGTDANAIQLTRSGVATGLVSVPNRYMHTPCEIVNLEDLDNIIKLLAGFCERVKSKEEFILYQI
- a CDS encoding LemA family protein, producing MTLKIVIIAFVLIFLFVLFAYNTLVKWRMRVKEAFSQLDVQLKRRHDLIPNLVETVKGYMKHERELLERITELRSRAIKASDFKEKGEVEGSLTGSIKKLLVLVENYPDLKASENFKILQEEITSTENRIAYARQFFNDTVRHYNTLCQVFPTNIIANLFGFKPAEFLEFPEERGTVEIKF
- a CDS encoding M48 family metallopeptidase — encoded protein: MSALDFMKIASRNKRRTFLLFLTLVAILYFIGRFLDHTFNGGGFYTLLALTIALIQSLISYYVGDKIVLASVRAREPNLSDYEERQFVNVVQELSIAAGIPTPKCYVMDDPSPNAFATGRDPKHASVCATTGLLKLLNREELEGVIGHELSHIKNRDILTMTMVAVMVGAIVIIADLLRFQLYFGGARRRRDREGGELIALLILFLIVIFASIIGRLMSLAISRAREYMADAGSVAITRNPLALASALEKIANYSRPMQVSDAVSHLFISDPKKRAISEKDSLWANLWSTHPPIRKRIAILKQMAGLFV
- the panB gene encoding 3-methyl-2-oxobutanoate hydroxymethyltransferase, whose amino-acid sequence is MKKFTIADFFRLKEQKEPIVMVTAYDYVSARMADEAGVDAILVGDSLSMVIQGNENTLSCNIEDVIYHTKIVKRGVKNAFLIADMPFLSYQISEPEAIKNAGLLIKAGAEAVKIEGGREVADLVKKLTDYGIPVMGHLGMTPQHVHSYGGYKLQAKTERDIERLLEDAKILEELGVFSIVLEMVPAEVAESVTKSVKVPTIGIGAGPYCDGQVLVFHDLLGLYPDFRPSFAKAYKELYKEGVEGLKAFREEVKTKKFPDEKHFFKLKRAN
- the gatC gene encoding Asp-tRNA(Asn)/Glu-tRNA(Gln) amidotransferase subunit GatC; translated protein: MKDVVKRVLHLAKLQLDEEGEKALTEHFRKVLSMVEKLKEVDTEGAEPLYYPHENFSLRMRKDIPGPSLPKIEVLQNAPEAFTDYIKAPSPLRGITKKSKG
- a CDS encoding L-threonine 3-dehydrogenase, whose translation is MAKRILVTGAAGQIGSELVPFLRNIYGNDNVVACGHSKPLPEEIVNSGPSDYVDVRDAKALAEKVKKYDVDTVYHLAAILSAAGEKNPQLAWDININGLYNVLEVAREFKLAVFIPSSIAAFGPNTPKVKTPQDTIQRPTSMYGITKVAGELLADYYWLKYGVDTRGVRYPGIISYVTPPGGGTTDYAVEIFYEAILKKRYVCFLKPGTMLDMMYMPDALKAAVQLMEADSSKLKHRNAFNVTAFSFDPEMLANEIKKHIPDFIIEYEVDPVRQSIADSWPDSLDDSCAREEWGWKPDYDFSAMVKDMIEKLSVKLLKK
- a CDS encoding aminotransferase class I/II-fold pyridoxal phosphate-dependent enzyme is translated as MALDRLTRVLSNELEQLKNEGRAKGKEFIIVGVKMPENGKGPRFYLKGFGDKEFIRMNSNSYLGMQFEEEIIKVEEETARKFGVGPGAVRFISGTYAPHRELEKKLAKFHGREDAMIYSAAYVTVIGVISSLTTPETIIISDELNHNCIINAIRLSRPKDKVIYKHLDMKDLEEKVKDAVGKAKRVIVVTDGVFSMRGDYADLKEIQRIAEKYDKEFEENIFTIVDDSHGVGAFGETGRGTEEVTGGKADLLIGTMGKAYGVNGGYVVSNETVITYLREKAITYIYSNPITPAEAACVLKVLEILDSPRGRERLKYLRDLANRFRNGLLKLGYETIVSEHPIVPLLVRDTWRTSDIVKYLIDNGILATGLNYPVVPKGDETIRFQINADHTPDDIDYVLSVLERYKKEHWN
- a CDS encoding HAD family hydrolase, with protein sequence MIFILFDIDGTLIHSGGAGARALNLAFKEKYGIDEAMSVVNPHGQTDVAIVEEIFRKKLHRVPDEEEIQQILETYLFYLRKEVWKAEKYKVLEGVVETLDALHTSKGFFLGLATGNIEKGARIKLERGDLNKYFLCGGFGSDHRERWQIVKKAYERCVECAVEVPSSVYVVGDTPLDVEAGKKAGFKTVGVATSIYTVEDLKRSGADFVINNMLELLNILEKDASLLLKK
- the panC gene encoding pantoate--beta-alanine ligase, with translation MEVLKNPDEVLKISQRLRKEGKRIGFVPTMGYLHEGHLSLVKKSKEECDVTFVSIFVNPIQFGPGEDYERYPRDEKRDLSLLEQEGVDYVFIPDVKEMYPEDFSTFVEETELSRYLCGAKRPGHFKGVCTVVTKLFNIVMPDRAYFGKKDYQQFRIIERMVRDLNMAVEIVPCPIVREPDGLAMSSRNVYLTPEERKDALCLYNSLQLASQMIKNGERNPEKIKAEMEKFILQHKSVKKIDYIEIVDKYTLTPVHELRGRELIALAVFVGKARLIDNIETSEILPEWSNQ